AAGCATCTGCTTATCGAGGGTTAAATCAGCCACCAAGCGCTTCAATCGGCGATTCTCTTCATCGAGCTGCCTCAACCGGCGAAGCTCCGAAACGCCCAACCCCGCATACTTCTTCTTCCAGCGATAGAATGTAACCTCGGAGATCTCCATCTTCCGGATGATCTCCGCCACCGGCGTCCCGCTCTCCGCTTGGCGAAGAGCAAAGACGATTTGCGCCTCCGTGAACTTCTTCTTCATCTCGAACTCCTTTCCGAATGCCTGATTTTATCAAAAAAGTTGCATCCGGAATGGACCAAGATCCGGGGGGCAGGTCATATGTTGGGCCTCACCCAAAAACTGGTCCGGCCAGAAATGAAGTTTTTTGGCTTTGCATCCCTTTCTTGAAATTATCAATGAACTCCTTTGGAGTCAAGTCCCCAAGGGCACTATGCGGCCGGAACTCGTTATAGTCCCTCCGCCACTTCTCGATCTTTTCTTTCGCATCCTCCATCGACAAAAAGCTAGTGTACAGTGATGTTTGCAGCTAGTGTACAGTGATGTTTGCAATTTTACATAGGAGGTGGGCCATCGTAAACTCTCATTGGCCGCAAAACCGAATGAGAGGAGGAATATTACTACGATGGCCCAACAGCATTATAAGACACTCTTCAAAAAGGCGCTATTGCAGTTCATCACGGAGCCGGATCCCTTCCTGGCCATGCTCAAGTGGGTGATGACGGAACTGATGAGAATCGAGGTGGAGGCAAAAATCGGAACACCCAAAGGGAAGCACGCCAAGGACCGGACGACGCATTTTTCGGGGACAAGGGTGAGGCGTGTCGATACCCGGATGGGAACGGTCTATCTTCTTGTGCCTAAGGTCCGGAAAGGCGGCTACGTTCCGTTCTTCATCTCGGAGAGGCGCCGGTCCGAACAAGCTTTGATGGCTGTCGTGCAGGAAGCTTTCATCAACGGGGTTTCGACCCGAAAGATCGAGCGTCTGGCTCATGCCATGGGTATTGAAAACATCTCCGCAAGCCAGGTCTCGGAGTTCAACAAAGAGCTCGATCATCATGTTGACGATTTTCGCAACCGGCCTCTGGCGGAGGAGTATCCGTTTCTCTGGATCGATGCTCTGTACCAGAAGGTCCGGGTCGATGGGCGGGTGGTGTCGGTCGCTGTCATGATCGCCTGTGGTGTCAATCCGGCCGGCTCTCGGGAGATCCTGGCTGTCGAACCGATGTTCGACGAATCGGAGGCCTCCTGGTGTCTCTTTTTCCGCAAGCTCAAGGCCCGGGGGATGAAGAGAACCGCACTCTGTATCTCTGATGCTCATGCGGGCATCCAGGCTGCAGTCCGGAGGGAATGGCTGGGCGCCTCCTGGCAGCGATGAAAGGTTCACTTCATGCGGAATATTTTGGCCAGAGTGCCTCATCGGGAAAAAGGCCGCTTTGCAGCCCATCTGAAACAGATCTTGCTGCAACCGGACAAGACGAGCGCCCGGCGGGCTGCAGACGCCCTCGTCGAAGACTATGGGAAGCGGTTCCCCGAAGCACTCTCCTGTCTGGAAGAGGGTCTCGAGGACTCTCTCTCGTTCTATGACTTCCCGGAGGTCGATAAGAAACGAATCTCCTCGACCAACGGGCAGGAGCGACTGAACAAGGAGATCCGCCGCAGAAGCCGGGTGGTCGGTGTCTTCCCTTCGATGGAGTCCTATGTTCGTTTGACCATCTGCTATCTCATCGAATACTCGGAGGACTGGGAAAATGATCGGAGCTATATCCGGGAGGACAAGGTCCGCGGATCTTTGGACAGGCTTCATGAGCTGATGGCTCAAGCGGCTAACTGATGGGAGTTATGATGGCCCCGAAATTGCGAACGAATCTTGACACGACCGACAAAAACCAATTCACGTTCAAGCATTCGTCCCGAAACGAACCGTTGAAAGACTCGATATAAGCGTTATCCGTCGGCATCCCCGGACGGGAAAAGTCCAGAGTGACTTTATTCCAGTAGGCCCAGAGATCGACGTCCTTCAAGATAAATTCCGGACCGTTGTCCACCCGAATCGTCTGCGGGTCGGCCGTACTCTTGTAGCGAATCGTCGATCGAGCCAAAGCCAAACTCCGGCAAGGCCACCGCTCGGAGATCTGATAGGATGTCGTCGCCACAAACACCAGATCCCGCATCTCGGCGGGTTTCAGAACTTTTTTGATAAGGCATCCTTAAGCATCTGCTTATCGAGGGTAAATCAGCCACCAAACGCTTCAATCGGCGATTCTCTTCATCGAGCTGCCTCAACCGGCGAAGCTCCGAAACACCCAACCCTGCATACTTCTTCTTCCAGCGATAGGACGTGACCTCGGAGATCTCCAGCTTCCGAATGATATCCGCAACAGGCGTCCCGCTCTCCGCTTGGCGAAGAACAAAGACGATTTGCCCCTCTGTGAACTTCTTCTTCATTTCGAACTTCTTTCCGAATGCCCGGTTTTATTAAAAAGTTGCATCCGGAATAAACCAAGATCCGGGGGGCAGGTCAACATTCAAGAATAATGAAAAACAAAAAAAATGTGGTGGCCCATGAGTTTTCCGAGTCGACGAAAACGAAGGCTATTTATTGGAGTGTTTAAGTATCATTATTGGGACGCCCGGTAACGAAATATCACTCCATTAATCACGTTCCATTTTTTACAAAAGACATGAGCTCGGGAAAATTATAATAACCGTATCATGCTGATATATATAGAGTAACAGGTAGCCTAGTCTTTGCAGATCTTTCTTTAAAAAGATCTTTTTTCGAAATGGCACATTTTTTGGATTACTTGGAGTGTGAGTATCAAGATGAGAGAAAAAAAAGAAGGACTGAGAAAGAGTGACTTCGGATCTGCCAATGGAGGAAGGGACGAAGGGCGCAAGAAAGGAGGTAGAGAAAGAGGAGAATCTCAAAAAGTGGAGAAGGAGGTCTTCCGGAGCCAGGCAGGTCTCGGGGCCGGCTTCGTGAAAGAGGAACCCGAGGTGACGAAGAAAAGGAGAGAGAACATGTTGCGAATGGTGAGTCTGAGAGGTGAGGGTGCCGCAATCATCCTTGATTCTCTTCCTGCGGGAATCTTCCGCGGCGGAGATGCCATTCCCCCGGGAACGTTTCATGGTGGAGATGCGATCCCTCGGGGAACGTTCCATGGTGGGGATGCTATTCCCCCGGGAACATTTCACTGAGGTTTGACTCCAATGAAACGATCATGCAGTTGGCGGAGGCGGGCAACCCGCCTCCGCCAACTCATGAGCAAGGAAGGAAATTTCTTTAGCGAGAGAGCCGAGGGGGAAACCGCGAGGACAGGGCAATGAGAAGACAGACCCGATACTATAGAACTCGTGACGGAATGGCGGATTATTTCTTCAGTTTCGAGGAGCAAGGGGATGGTACATGGCGAGTGTATATCGAAAGTCAGCCGTCTTACCAAGGTCGTGATAGCGGTGCGATATCGACTCATCGACTTTCTGCAAACGGACGAAAATATATTTGCTGGACACGACCTATCCGTACGTTAAGAGATGCCATGGATATTGCGGCTGTCTGGGCTGACAAGACACAAGAATACATTCGAACAGGAAGGCATTTTTAAAAAAAAAGGAGGAAAGATGAGGGATTCATTCAATGATGAGAAAGGGAATGGAGGAAAGCCTCCGGTGTTTCAACTCAGTGCCGAAGTCCTTGAAGAAGTCGTCAAGACCATTGGAAGCCTGAATGCGGAAAGCGGCGGTGTGGGCGGCGGAACAGGTGAGGTGGTGAATTGTTTTCATTTTGACGAAAGCAGCCGCAACTCTGCGGTGACATATTCTCCGGACCATAGAAGGCTGAACCATCTTTTTGAGACGACTTGGAATCCCGCCGGTGTGCGGCTGCAAGTGATATTTCACAGTCATCCCGGCAGGATGAGGGTTCTTTCCGGAGGGGATGAGATATACGCAGAAAGAATTCTTAAGGCGATTAAAGATCTGCAATGTCTCTGGCTTCCGATCATCAATACTTTTCCGGATACAGGGATGTTTCGGATGACCCCTTGGGCCGTATCACTAAGTGACCAGGGTGTGTCGATAGTCAAGGGCAAAGTGCTGGTGATCAACGGTCAAGGGGCTTCAACGAATGAATCCGATAAAAGGATCTTTACGGAAAAGATAAAATTGGGAGTCCTTCTTGATGAAATTCTTATCGAAGGAAAGAAAGCCGCTCAGATTGCCGATCACAAATCTTCGACTTCCGGGAGTGAAAGTGTTTGTGGCAACAATCAATCTGAAGAAGAAAGAAGCCCGGGCCAAACAGAAAAGCCCGCTTGGATCTCCGAGGCAAAGAAGTCTTTCAATGTTCGACAGACCTTCGATCGAGTTCAACAAGCCTACGACATTCCGCTGATGCAGAAGTCCAGAATCATAGCCGTAGGTGCAGGGGGAGCGGCTGAATGGCTTGAGCAAATCGCACGTACCGGTGTGGGGCAGTTTGTTTTGATCGATCCTGATCATGTGTCAGAAACAAATCTGGCGACACAGCAGACTTATCGTCGGGATATCGGGCGCCCAAAGGTTGACTGTATCGCGGAGCGCATCCGTGATATCAATCCAACCGCTCGAGTTTTGGCAATTCAAAAAAGCTTGGATGATCTTTCCGATGATGAGATGCGGAATCTTTGTGCTAATCCGATCGACGGGTGCCAAGCTGAACAGTCGATCATTTGTGGGCTAACGGATAGTTTCTTTGCTCAAGCACGCGTGAACAGGCTTGCTCTGAAGTTCGGGCTGCCTAGCCTTTGTGCCCAGGTCTATAAAGAGGGGCGCGGGGCCGAGATTACGTTCACATATCCTGGGGTTACCCCGGCTTGCCACCGGTGCATACTGAGCTCCAGGTATCAGCATTTCACGGAAATGGCCGGAGAAAACGATGTGACGTCTCATGGGACGCCAATTTTCGCTACGGCAAGACTCAATGCTCTTAAGGGTTTCATCATCTTGGCCATGCTCCATCATAGATCTGGGCATCCCAGATGGGATGGGATGCTTTCGCGGATCGGAAAGAGAAATCTGATCCAGATCCGCATGGATCCGGATTTTAGAGCATCCCTTGGTCTTGAGGTGTTTGATCGGGTATTTGAAAAGGCTGATAGGAAACGACTTTTCTTTGATGAGGTGGTTTGGCTTCCTCAGGATCAAGAGTGCCCTGAGACCGGGTATGCGCGTT
Above is a genomic segment from Acidobacteriota bacterium containing:
- a CDS encoding ThiF family adenylyltransferase, which gives rise to MRDSFNDEKGNGGKPPVFQLSAEVLEEVVKTIGSLNAESGGVGGGTGEVVNCFHFDESSRNSAVTYSPDHRRLNHLFETTWNPAGVRLQVIFHSHPGRMRVLSGGDEIYAERILKAIKDLQCLWLPIINTFPDTGMFRMTPWAVSLSDQGVSIVKGKVLVINGQGASTNESDKRIFTEKIKLGVLLDEILIEGKKAAQIADHKSSTSGSESVCGNNQSEEERSPGQTEKPAWISEAKKSFNVRQTFDRVQQAYDIPLMQKSRIIAVGAGGAAEWLEQIARTGVGQFVLIDPDHVSETNLATQQTYRRDIGRPKVDCIAERIRDINPTARVLAIQKSLDDLSDDEMRNLCANPIDGCQAEQSIICGLTDSFFAQARVNRLALKFGLPSLCAQVYKEGRGAEITFTYPGVTPACHRCILSSRYQHFTEMAGENDVTSHGTPIFATARLNALKGFIILAMLHHRSGHPRWDGMLSRIGKRNLIQIRMDPDFRASLGLEVFDRVFEKADRKRLFFDEVVWLPQDQECPETGYARCPDCLGTGDLRELVGRIGDTRLDVEARDVGNRSEK